From the genome of Nicotiana sylvestris chromosome 2, ASM39365v2, whole genome shotgun sequence, one region includes:
- the LOC138885750 gene encoding uncharacterized protein — protein sequence MAEDCELWDIICDGPFVPVKVLDEFPLLIKNNKEYTEVDKKAVKKNLCAQKILLYGLGPKEYDKISTCDTANEIWKALQIAHEGTTQVKQDKPNTGDSSMMAVEVEEIGYDSTLAFMAQSDDDEDNGNEEVNLAEDRDSLFLELEESEHTREDLVTAFTDQKKTIKILRKEKSDLLAETANQREKIIKPLTKSKLESSERGKEIVSEEYLRLEAEVEALRYRMCAEIEKNELLHANLEKGIVKGRGQQWHMDSGCSKHMTGNTTNFLLLKALQGGSVSFDNGKKGYILGVGKFGKSLTHSIENVYYVNGLKYSLLSVSQICDKGNKVEFLSKICTITNLVDPYRLTVGLHICDVGPVFVKG from the exons ATGGCTGAGGATTGTGAGCTATGGGATATCATTTGCGATGGTCCGTTCGTTCCAGTCAAGGTACTAGATGAATTTCCACTTTTAATAAAAAACAACAAAGAATACACTGAAGTAGATAAGAAAGCGGTGAAAAAGAATTTGTGTGCCCAGAAAATTCTATTATATGGATTGGGACCTAAAGAGTACGACAAAATCTCTACCTGCGACACTGCCAACGAAATATGGAAGGCTTTGCAAATAGCTCATGagggaactacacaagtaaaacaagATAAACCTAATactggtgatagttccatgatggcagttgaagtCGAGGAGATTGGATATGACTCAACGCTTGCTTTCATggctcaatcagatgatgatgaagacaatgGCAATGAAGAGGTAAA TCTTGCGGAGGATAGGGATTCCTTGTTCTTAGAACTAGAAGAATCAGAACATACTAGAGAAGACTTAGTGACTGCATTTACTGATCAAAAGAAAACCATTAAAAttcttagaaaagaaaagagtgatctgTTGGCAGAAACTGCAAATCAAAGGGAAAAAATAATAAAGCCATTGACTAAGTCAAAACTTGAAAGCTCTGAAAGAGGAAAGGAGATAGTTAGTGAGGAATACCTTAGGCTTGAAGCTGAGGTGGAAGCTTTGAGATATAGGATGTgtgctgaaattgagaaaaacgagCTCCTCCATGCCAATCTAGAAAAA GGAATAGTGAAAGGAAGAGGTCAACAATGGCACATGGATAGTGGATGTTCGAAACATATGACTGGGAACACCACAAACTTTCTTTTACTAAAAGCcttgcaaggagggagtgtatcctttgacaatggtaaaaaggggtacattcttggagttggaaaatttgggaagtcactcactcattctattgaaaatgtaTACTATGTCAATGGACTTAAGTAtagtctcttgagtgtctctcaaatttgtgataaaggaaacaaggtggaattcttgtccaaaatatgtacaatcACTAACCTTGTGGACCCATACAGACTAACAGTTGGCCTTCACATTTGCGACGTGGGTCCTGTGTTCGTGAAGGGTTAG
- the LOC138885751 gene encoding secreted RxLR effector protein 161-like, protein MEASKVIDTPIATATRLDMDEIGSPMNQTMYRGIIESLLYLTTNRPDIVFRVGLCARFQSNPNKSHLKAAKRILRYLKGTQDLVLYYPSGDNFNLIGYVDADYAGYLVDKNSTFGMAHFLGSCLISWGARKQNSMALSTAEAEYVAAVSCCAQLLWIKQQLEDFGVLTKSVPLLCDNSSALNMAKNPVQHKRTKHINVRHHFLRDNVEKGLICMKFCSTKYQIADIFTKALSREQFERNRVKLGLLRPN, encoded by the coding sequence atggaagcatcaaaggtgatagacactcccattgcaactgcgactcgactggacatggatgaaatcGGATCTCCTATGAATCAAacaatgtatagaggcattattgagTCTCTCCTCTATCTAACTACCAATCGACCTGATATTGTCTTCCGTGTGgggctatgtgcaaggtttcaatcaaatcctaataaatctcacttgaaggctgccaaaaggaTACTAAGATATCTTAAGGGAACACAGGACCTAGTGCTGTACTATCCATCAGGTGACAattttaatctaattgggtatgttgatgcagactatgcaggttatcttgtggacaaaAATAGCACTTTTGGAATGGCTCACTTCTTAGGttcatgtcttatctcttggggAGCAAGGAAGCAGAATTCAATGGCTTTGTCAAcagctgaagctgaatatgtagcCGCAGTATCCTGCTGCGCTCAACTTCTATGGATTAAGCAGCAACTGGAGGATTTTGGGGTACTCACTAAAAGCGTGCCCCTCCTATGTGACAActccagtgcactcaacatggcgaagaatccagttcaacataaaAGGACCAAACATATTAATGTGAGACATCATTTTTTGAGAGataatgtggagaaagggttgatatgcATGAAGTTCTGCAGCACAAAATatcaaattgcagacattttCACCAAGGCACTAAGTAGGGAACAATTTGAAAGAAATAGAGTAAAGCTGGGACTGTTGAGGCCAAATTAA
- the LOC138885752 gene encoding uncharacterized protein: MVRTCSTRYDQAPAPPTAAVRGRGRGRGRGHARGVARAPTRAAANVPPADPATVQAPDTPTATTTPTLQETLAQFMSMYTTLAQAGLLPLAAATSHAGGGVQTPAAHTPKKQVHVEQVPKIIPIPPAVPAQPEDRAAASEDEQLRVERFKKYKPPVFSGLALEDALGFLDKCYHILRTMGISGSSGVSFTTFQLRGVAYDWWRTYELDSPDVAASLTWAPFLDLLLREYVPQSTRDVWRAKFEHLCQGNMTISKNVVRYTSLARHVPTLVDTVRERVRGCIEGLITPIRSSMGCYVSRLVHSALPAASSAPAPPRPHGPYYAPPVSSAPPARGAFRGMPPDRDIDFGIDLLPGTQPISIPPYRIAPPELKELKDQLQELLDKAYTFISFILNLMQRGALVINWALRSCSDLGDVVQDVSPCIFRKAIIVTLQKGGIS, from the exons atggtgaggacatgtTCTACTCGatatgatcaggcacccgcgccccctactgcagccgttagaggccggggccggggtagaggccgtgGGCACGCACGTGGTGTAGCAAGAGCACCTACGCGAGCTGCTGCTAAtgtaccaccagcagatccagctacagtccaggcacctgacacgcctactgccaCTACTACTCCAAcccttcaggagactctggcacagttcatgagcatgtacaccactttggctcaggcagggttgcttccccttgctgcagctacatcccatGCCGGGGGAGGagtacagactcccgccgcccacacTCCTAAGAAGCAAGTGCATGTCGagcaggtccctaagattattcctataccgcctgcagtgccagctCAGCCTGAGGACAGGGCAGCTGCttctgaggatgagcagttgagggttgagaggttcaaaaagtacaagcctcctgtatttagtggtTTAGCattggaggatgctctgggatttcttgataagtgttaccacattctccgtaccatgggtatttcaggatcgagtggggtttctttcactactttccagcttcgaggggtCGCCTATGattggtggcgcacctatgagttagacagtccagatgtggctgcttcactgacttgggctcCGTTTTTGGATCTGTtgttgagagagtatgttcctcagagcacCAGGGACGTATGGCGCgcaaagtttgagcatttgtgccagggtaATATGACTATTTCAAAGAATGTTGttcgttacaccagtttggctaggcatgtacCAACCTTGGTTGacactgttcgcgagagggttcgcgggtgtattgaggggcttattacccctatcagatctagcatgggtt GTTATGTGAGTCGcctcgttcattcagctcttccagcagccagcagtgctccagctcctcctaggcctcacgggccttattatgcacctccagtttcTAGTGCGCCTCCGGCGCGGGGTGCCttcagag gcatgccgcctgatagagatattgattttggcattgatctgttgccgggcactcagcctatttctattcctccgtatcgtatagcTCCACctgaattgaaggagttgaaggatcagttacaggaattgcttgataagg CTTATACCTTCATTTCCTTCATACTCAATCTTATGCAACGTGGAGCACTTGTTATCAATTGGGCATTAAGGAGTTGCAGTGATCTTGGAGAcgtggtgcaggatgtttctccATGTATATTCAGGAAGGCTATTATTGTCACCTTACAGAAGGGTggaattagttag